A genome region from Hymenobacter tibetensis includes the following:
- a CDS encoding exonuclease domain-containing protein has translation MYAIIDLETTGGQPTQDRITEIAIFIHDGEKVVDQYETLLNPGRSIPYFITQLTGINDDMVRDAPKFHEVARKVVEMTEGCVFVAHNVRFDYSFLKKEFADLGYNYSRKTLCTVRLSRSLMPGQPSYSLGKLCQNIGIPLNGRHRAAGDAAATAILFDRLLKISQQNEALRDSSISAADTLAAVDATAPSGRRPTVAPAETAVVTRPPSARKMKAVQEAIRTALLPVNITPAKVATLPHEAGVYYFHNEEGEVIYVGKSINIYKRIQQHFAIDYKSRKSIEFKNSISDITWELTGSELVALLYESHEIKRLKPLYNRAQRRSVFPAGIFLRTDEQGYKHLYYGRADDHAESHPLIALGNQYKAKGFLFHKVAKFNLCQKLCDLYKTTGSCFDYQVHRCKGACIGLEPPEEYNLRVEQAIESFTYEHGSFVVIGKGRTELEKTVVLVENGRYLGFAYVDEYFSARTLADFKAVITRYNDNKDVQQIIRQYLRTKHKDKVKLFKPTAS, from the coding sequence TTGTACGCCATCATCGACCTTGAAACCACCGGAGGCCAGCCCACGCAGGACCGCATTACCGAAATAGCCATCTTTATTCATGATGGGGAAAAGGTAGTGGACCAGTACGAAACGCTGTTGAATCCGGGGCGGTCCATCCCCTATTTCATTACTCAGCTTACCGGCATCAACGATGACATGGTGCGCGACGCGCCCAAGTTCCATGAGGTGGCGCGCAAGGTGGTGGAGATGACCGAAGGTTGCGTGTTTGTGGCGCACAACGTGCGGTTCGACTATAGCTTTCTGAAAAAGGAGTTTGCTGATCTAGGCTACAACTACTCGCGCAAGACGCTTTGCACGGTGCGTTTGAGCCGCTCCTTGATGCCAGGCCAACCAAGTTACAGCTTAGGCAAGCTTTGCCAGAACATCGGGATTCCGCTCAATGGCCGCCACCGCGCGGCCGGCGACGCCGCTGCTACTGCCATTCTCTTCGACCGGCTTCTAAAAATCAGCCAACAAAACGAGGCCCTGCGCGACTCCTCTATTTCCGCAGCCGATACGCTGGCCGCAGTGGATGCTACTGCGCCTAGTGGGCGCCGCCCTACTGTTGCGCCAGCCGAAACGGCAGTGGTTACTCGGCCGCCTTCCGCTCGCAAGATGAAAGCGGTGCAGGAAGCTATCCGGACGGCGCTGCTTCCCGTCAATATTACGCCGGCCAAAGTGGCCACGCTGCCGCATGAGGCGGGCGTGTACTACTTCCACAACGAGGAGGGCGAGGTGATTTACGTTGGGAAAAGCATCAACATCTACAAGCGGATTCAACAGCACTTTGCCATCGACTACAAGTCGCGCAAGAGTATCGAGTTCAAGAACTCTATTTCCGATATCACCTGGGAATTAACGGGTTCGGAACTGGTGGCGCTGCTGTATGAATCGCACGAAATCAAGCGCCTAAAACCGCTTTACAACCGGGCTCAGCGGCGTTCCGTGTTTCCGGCGGGTATTTTCCTCCGAACGGACGAACAAGGCTACAAGCACCTCTACTACGGTCGCGCCGACGACCATGCTGAATCGCACCCGCTAATTGCGCTCGGCAACCAGTACAAGGCCAAAGGATTCCTGTTCCATAAGGTGGCCAAATTCAACCTGTGCCAAAAGCTCTGCGACTTATACAAAACCACCGGCTCGTGCTTTGATTATCAAGTGCACCGCTGTAAAGGCGCCTGCATTGGCCTGGAGCCGCCCGAGGAATACAACCTCCGTGTGGAGCAGGCTATTGAGTCATTTACGTACGAACACGGCTCGTTTGTGGTGATAGGCAAAGGACGCACCGAACTAGAGAAAACTGTAGTGCTCGTGGAGAACGGACGCTACTTGGGCTTTGCTTACGTAGACGAGTACTTTTCTGCACGCACGTTAGCCGATTTCAAGGCCGTTATCACGCGTTACAACGACAACAAGGACGTGCAGCAGATTATCAGGCAATACTTACGGACCAAGCACAAAGACAAAGTGAAGCTCTTTAAGCCTACTGCATCCTGA
- a CDS encoding PA2169 family four-helix-bundle protein: MATITGETARAYNDLVEINKTAAKGYQEAAEGASSGELKANLSKLSQQRAQFASELTQHAQQFGINTEDGNTIEGLAADAAAAVHRGWINIKSAITGQDDSAILGECETGDATALQAYETALKSTELPSEARTVIQQQHGEILSAKNWITQQKAVSK, encoded by the coding sequence ATGGCTACTATCACTGGCGAAACCGCTCGCGCTTACAACGACCTAGTAGAAATCAACAAGACGGCTGCTAAAGGCTACCAAGAAGCTGCTGAAGGCGCTTCGAGCGGCGAGCTTAAAGCAAACCTCAGCAAACTAAGCCAGCAGCGCGCCCAATTCGCTTCCGAGCTAACGCAACATGCGCAGCAGTTCGGCATCAACACCGAAGATGGCAACACGATAGAAGGCCTAGCGGCTGACGCGGCTGCCGCTGTGCACCGGGGCTGGATCAACATCAAATCGGCCATCACGGGCCAAGACGACTCGGCCATCCTAGGCGAGTGCGAAACCGGCGACGCAACAGCGCTGCAGGCCTACGAAACGGCATTGAAATCAACCGAGCTTCCATCAGAAGCACGTACGGTAATTCAGCAGCAGCACGGCGAAATTCTGTCGGCTAAAAACTGGATTACGCAGCAGAAAGCTGTAAGCAAATAA